A region from the candidate division TA06 bacterium genome encodes:
- a CDS encoding DnaJ domain-containing protein: MSESRDYYGILGVDRMAGENDIKNAYRKLALKYHPDRNSGESKAGLASTSFQAVNEAYHTLIDKEKRAKYNKALSDKSAGVEGATIQSNQAEMSYRYGLEAYKAGQFKRAVEYFRVAVKLNPKKAIYFNRLGLSVIKANGPLEEARANCERAIQIEMYNPDHYLSLGIVYQTAGMNDQARDQFKEALKWDPKNVQAQKRLEMVGKGDKGFLGGLFGKK, translated from the coding sequence ATGTCCGAAAGTAGGGATTATTACGGCATCCTGGGCGTGGACCGGATGGCGGGGGAGAACGATATCAAAAATGCTTACCGCAAGCTGGCCTTGAAATACCATCCCGACCGCAACTCCGGAGAATCCAAAGCCGGCTTGGCCAGCACCTCTTTTCAGGCTGTTAACGAAGCTTATCACACCCTGATTGACAAGGAAAAAAGGGCCAAGTACAACAAGGCTCTTTCCGACAAATCCGCCGGAGTGGAAGGGGCCACGATTCAGTCCAATCAGGCCGAGATGTCCTACCGCTACGGGCTGGAGGCCTATAAAGCAGGCCAGTTCAAACGGGCGGTGGAATATTTTAGGGTGGCGGTAAAGCTTAATCCCAAAAAAGCCATCTATTTCAATCGTTTAGGACTGTCCGTAATCAAAGCTAACGGGCCGTTGGAAGAGGCCAGGGCCAACTGCGAGCGGGCCATCCAGATCGAGATGTATAATCCGGATCACTACCTCAGCCTGGGGATAGTGTACCAGACTGCCGGAATGAACGACCAGGCCCGGGATCAGTTTAAAGAGGCTTTAAAATGGGATCCCAAGAACGTCCAGGCCCAGAAACGGCTGGAGATGGTGGGCAAGGGCGACAAGGGTTTTCTGGGAGGCCTTTTCGGCAAAAAATAA
- a CDS encoding tetratricopeptide repeat protein yields the protein MVFVKHIFDQHCAHQMLKLSINAFNQGDYQTAIDHLTVIRSHESSVRRRCSEVVLFYLIESHTALGKIYWQRGSLEDAIEEYHTALGLAPKYADLYFTLGKIYSEHKEPAKARQALEQALLINPNYNEAKLNLAFLEAQAGNNKRAMEIFQGLSQTDSFYDQVLYDKALSQAARSDYRSAFKLLAQAFRIIPDRSRSLCAMGQDAHRECRYEEAIKYYHQAKKLQPKYADVYNLLGVCLAQKGQNKRAIAQFQKAVKLAPRFSRAWLNLAYAWDQMGQAAKTKTALAKVLVIDPNNRLANQLARKMMTEAAAKRGKGDVRK from the coding sequence ATGGTGTTCGTCAAACATATCTTTGACCAGCATTGCGCCCACCAGATGTTAAAGCTGTCCATCAATGCCTTCAACCAGGGCGATTACCAGACGGCCATAGATCATCTTACCGTGATCCGCTCGCACGAAAGTTCGGTGAGGAGGCGGTGCAGCGAGGTGGTCCTTTTTTATTTGATAGAATCACACACAGCTTTGGGGAAAATATACTGGCAGCGGGGCAGCTTGGAAGACGCCATAGAGGAATACCATACCGCCCTGGGCCTGGCCCCCAAATACGCCGACCTGTATTTCACTCTGGGCAAGATATATTCCGAACATAAAGAGCCGGCCAAGGCCAGGCAGGCGTTGGAACAGGCCTTGTTGATCAATCCCAATTACAACGAAGCCAAGCTGAATCTGGCCTTTCTGGAGGCCCAGGCTGGAAACAACAAACGGGCCATGGAGATATTCCAGGGGCTGTCACAGACCGACAGTTTTTACGACCAGGTGCTTTACGACAAGGCCCTGTCCCAGGCCGCCAGATCCGACTACCGCTCGGCTTTCAAGTTACTGGCCCAGGCCTTCCGGATAATTCCCGACCGGTCACGCTCGCTTTGCGCCATGGGCCAAGATGCCCACCGGGAATGCCGTTACGAAGAGGCCATCAAATATTACCATCAGGCCAAGAAACTGCAGCCCAAATACGCCGATGTTTACAATCTTTTGGGGGTCTGCCTGGCCCAGAAGGGACAGAACAAGCGGGCTATCGCTCAGTTCCAAAAAGCGGTAAAGCTGGCGCCTCGTTTCAGCCGGGCCTGGCTGAACCTGGCCTATGCCTGGGATCAGATGGGACAGGCGGCCAAGACAAAAACAGCGCTGGCTAAGGTGCTGGTCATAGATCCCAACAACCGCCTAGCCAACCAGCTGGCCAGAAAAATGATGACTGAAGCTGCCGCCAAGAGAGGCAAAGGCGATGTCCGAAAGTAG
- a CDS encoding Rne/Rng family ribonuclease produces the protein MPQLTKAIHGLTARRLAVSKDKRCRRGETTNFGKKKRGKLYMAIDIIINATDREMRIAVLEDEGKLSEFWVERPQETLSVGDIYKGVVEKVLPGLNAAFVNIGAYKSGFLSLDDAIFDLSDLADEETSRPAFKPQKAALKAGQQIMVQISKEPMGSKGPRLTSYVSFPGRFCVLVPNQGGIGISRKIENREERSRLRKALQASLPKGSGLIVRTAAAGEDQKTLERDVKELAKDWQQVQKQYARTKAPFRVHAQPPFIVSLLNDLASYDIHSIVTDHRETYNQIAGYLKGADDGLKKKLLWYREELPLFEAYQVESQVEKALNRRIWLKSGGYIAIDQTEALTAVDVNSGKFTGKKDAETMGLKVNLEAAQEIARQVRLRDIGGIIVVDFIDMKYSQHRNRVLQEFTLAVKSDRSKPNVYAISPLGLVEMSRKRIKPSLWQSLTETCPACQGAGRIFTAYTSAQMLERKVLSLKPELRRRKLSIKTGNLLFDYLSGPGQAIIKALNRELKTELRISSDRKMPVNSFKIINLENEQEIA, from the coding sequence ATGCCACAGCTAACAAAGGCCATTCATGGTCTTACAGCGCGGCGGCTGGCAGTCAGCAAGGATAAACGCTGCCGCCGGGGGGAAACAACCAATTTTGGTAAGAAGAAGAGAGGTAAGCTTTACATGGCCATTGACATCATCATAAACGCCACCGACCGCGAGATGCGGATCGCGGTGCTGGAGGACGAGGGCAAGCTCTCCGAGTTTTGGGTGGAACGGCCCCAGGAAACGCTGTCGGTGGGCGACATTTACAAAGGGGTGGTGGAAAAGGTGTTGCCGGGGCTTAACGCCGCCTTCGTCAACATCGGCGCCTATAAAAGCGGCTTCCTGTCGCTGGACGACGCCATCTTCGACCTGAGCGATCTGGCGGATGAGGAAACCAGCCGTCCCGCCTTCAAGCCCCAGAAGGCCGCCTTAAAGGCCGGACAGCAGATAATGGTCCAGATATCAAAAGAACCGATGGGCAGCAAGGGACCCCGGCTGACTTCCTATGTTTCTTTTCCCGGCCGCTTTTGCGTGCTGGTGCCCAATCAGGGCGGAATCGGCATCTCCCGGAAGATCGAGAACCGGGAGGAGCGTTCCAGGCTGCGCAAGGCGCTGCAAGCCTCGTTGCCCAAGGGATCCGGCCTGATCGTTCGGACCGCCGCCGCCGGCGAGGACCAAAAGACCCTGGAACGCGACGTCAAGGAACTGGCCAAGGATTGGCAGCAGGTTCAGAAGCAATACGCCCGGACCAAAGCCCCGTTCCGGGTGCACGCCCAGCCGCCCTTCATCGTCAGCCTGCTAAATGATCTGGCCTCCTACGACATTCACAGCATTGTAACCGACCACCGGGAGACCTATAATCAGATCGCCGGTTATCTGAAAGGGGCCGATGACGGGCTTAAGAAAAAACTGCTGTGGTACCGGGAGGAACTGCCGCTGTTTGAGGCTTATCAGGTGGAGTCCCAGGTGGAGAAGGCGCTGAACCGCCGAATCTGGCTGAAAAGCGGAGGCTACATCGCCATCGACCAGACCGAGGCCCTGACCGCGGTGGACGTCAACTCCGGAAAATTCACCGGCAAGAAGGACGCCGAGACCATGGGGCTGAAAGTGAACCTGGAGGCGGCCCAGGAGATCGCCCGCCAGGTGCGCTTAAGGGACATCGGCGGGATCATCGTGGTGGATTTCATCGACATGAAATACTCCCAACACCGCAACCGGGTGCTGCAGGAATTCACCCTAGCGGTCAAGTCTGACCGCTCCAAACCCAATGTTTACGCCATTTCGCCGCTGGGCCTGGTGGAGATGAGCCGCAAGCGGATCAAGCCCAGCCTCTGGCAGTCTTTGACCGAGACCTGTCCGGCCTGCCAGGGGGCGGGAAGGATTTTTACCGCTTATACCAGCGCCCAGATGCTGGAACGCAAGGTGCTCTCTTTAAAACCGGAGTTGAGAAGACGCAAGTTGTCCATCAAGACCGGCAACCTTTTATTCGACTATCTCTCCGGCCCCGGCCAGGCCATAATCAAAGCGCTTAACCGGGAGCTTAAAACGGAATTAAGGATCTCTTCCGACCGCAAGATGCCGGTAAATTCTTTTAAGATCATTAATTTGGAGAATGAACAGGAGATAGCCTGA
- a CDS encoding V-type ATPase subunit codes for MPSDYGYINARIRGQHSHLLKPVAYEELLALPGYQPLEKWMESSPYSKQWQLAKARYHGIEALEWSLEKNFCQATELLLKIAEGQPRDLITIILRRWDLSNLIAVARGIHGSWSSVEILKSILPAGGISEVKLQELANQPDMAGLTDTLYTWGDDFHQPFKHALEEYQKEKGLAPVELELYKYYYSWVFKKLPLWGDDSASLKVLFQREIDILNAKALKRLKEKKDLAAESIPKYYIPGGTLLTKEWFIKYFDRKEGPKVLSSLKGTRYYEYLFRPGRDLKSEEKLEQEHFRELSRRYQGNPLGIDLALGFLWQKYYEVINLRLLARGKFYGITGDQIRDQLLLW; via the coding sequence ATGCCGTCGGATTATGGTTACATAAATGCCAGGATCAGGGGGCAGCACAGCCACCTTTTGAAGCCGGTGGCATATGAAGAACTTTTAGCCCTGCCCGGATACCAGCCGCTGGAAAAATGGATGGAGTCCAGCCCTTATTCCAAGCAGTGGCAGCTGGCCAAGGCCCGCTATCATGGGATAGAGGCGCTGGAGTGGTCTCTGGAAAAAAACTTTTGCCAGGCCACAGAACTGCTTTTGAAAATAGCCGAAGGACAGCCGCGCGATCTGATCACCATCATCTTAAGGCGCTGGGACCTTTCCAACCTGATCGCGGTGGCCCGCGGCATTCACGGCAGTTGGTCGTCAGTCGAAATCCTTAAAAGCATATTGCCGGCCGGCGGCATCAGCGAAGTGAAATTACAGGAACTGGCTAACCAACCGGATATGGCCGGCCTGACCGATACCCTTTATACCTGGGGAGATGATTTTCATCAGCCCTTTAAACACGCGCTGGAAGAATACCAAAAGGAAAAGGGCCTGGCTCCGGTGGAACTGGAGTTATACAAATATTATTATTCGTGGGTCTTTAAAAAACTCCCGCTATGGGGGGACGATTCCGCATCCCTGAAAGTTCTTTTCCAGCGGGAGATAGACATCCTTAACGCCAAGGCCCTGAAAAGGCTTAAAGAAAAAAAAGATCTGGCGGCAGAATCAATTCCCAAATATTATATTCCCGGAGGAACTCTCCTGACCAAAGAATGGTTCATAAAATATTTCGACCGCAAGGAGGGCCCCAAGGTCCTGTCCTCGCTGAAGGGGACGCGTTATTACGAATACCTGTTCCGGCCGGGCCGCGACCTAAAATCGGAAGAGAAGCTGGAGCAAGAGCATTTCCGGGAATTGTCCCGACGTTACCAGGGGAACCCGCTGGGAATTGATCTGGCGCTGGGCTTCCTCTGGCAGAAATATTACGAGGTCATCAACCTGCGGCTTCTGGCCCGGGGCAAATTTTACGGTATAACCGGCGATCAGATCAGGGATCAGCTGTTGCTGTGGTAA